One genomic region from Nostoc sphaeroides encodes:
- a CDS encoding MFS transporter, translating into MFQGLLTSWGWNWLSLGLAPIIAQEALTPEEASVLFSGPKFLVALLAGVLMAFAFQLLLTNFSVAVGISSWEIDSDSDDDSESLGSKIRSVQTKIGAWALLTVSIALFIACFLAVKLSLIESESLGAIIGVVIWATYFSLVIWFGSSAVGSFIGSIASTVTSGFQTLMGTATAGIGANAAKQQLISTAEDITAAVRRELTSGFNPEEIRNTLQSSLGSLELPKLDIKEIRNQFDQLLKDTDLQSVANSDLLQNINRQTFVDLISSRADLSQEDINRIADQFQGAWQQALNRKNPTEQVINLLKSATPEELNSEQLGERLQQLVTVGGGNGNGVIKQAIRYGLSAAAPAVLERVNLSNIDVNKITNQLQKLKEKVQDVDVNQITEQLQKLREQATEQVSARLPISPENTIKADLEDYILNSFPWHFNRITLKDEFKEVIYDVNADPTTVRRELEEINLEYFANLLKQRGDISEARVKEISEQMESDRSEVLETVKQAQGREQGQDFRTRIEDYLRSTGKEELNPEGIERDFKKLVEDPEAGFEDLSNRFGQFDRDTYVQLLQQRQDISEEEANNIVSQLESNRDNFLNRARELQEQAKAKADELRQRVEDYLRNTNKDELNPESIKREFRILLDDPQAGISLLRSRLSQFDRDTLVQLLNQRQDLSEEQINQTLDQIEAVRDNILQVPQQAKEQYEKTTKAIAEYLRNTNLEELDPEGIRKDLEKLLDDPKAGALALRDRLSHVDRETLVKLVSQRGDLSQEQVNQIIDQAQDAIANIVRAPRRLAKRTAQQALDFEANLEEYLRNTNKEELNPEAIKRDLQLLLSSPRAGIGSLSDRASKFDRSTIVALLSQREDISEEEANRIVDQIESVRTSIVEQFQQIQQRVQSVLDGVFAKVRNYLNSLDRSELNYEGIKQDFAKVFDDPQAGFEALRDRLSQFDRDTLIAVLSSREDISQQDANRIIDQIEAARDGVLQRAERIQQETKKRLKAIQEQTKKQAQETKKTVANAAWWLFGTALTSLAASAIAGAVAVTGLPLPR; encoded by the coding sequence ATGTTTCAAGGTCTTTTAACTAGTTGGGGATGGAACTGGCTATCTTTGGGATTAGCGCCAATAATAGCTCAGGAAGCACTAACTCCAGAGGAAGCCTCAGTTCTTTTTTCTGGCCCTAAATTCTTGGTAGCATTGCTGGCTGGAGTTCTCATGGCATTTGCCTTTCAATTATTATTGACAAACTTTTCAGTCGCTGTCGGAATTTCATCTTGGGAAATTGACTCAGATTCTGATGATGATTCAGAAAGTTTGGGTAGTAAAATTCGTTCAGTTCAGACCAAAATTGGTGCTTGGGCGTTACTAACCGTTAGCATTGCATTATTTATTGCTTGTTTTTTAGCGGTAAAACTTAGCTTAATCGAAAGCGAATCTCTAGGTGCAATCATCGGTGTAGTTATCTGGGCTACCTATTTCTCACTAGTAATTTGGTTCGGTTCATCAGCAGTAGGTTCTTTTATTGGTTCTATCGCTAGTACTGTCACTTCTGGTTTCCAAACCCTGATGGGGACAGCAACTGCTGGTATAGGTGCTAATGCTGCAAAACAACAGTTAATTTCTACTGCTGAAGATATTACAGCCGCAGTCAGACGGGAATTAACTTCAGGTTTTAATCCTGAAGAGATTAGAAATACACTCCAAAGTTCTTTAGGTTCTCTGGAACTACCAAAGCTAGATATCAAGGAAATTCGTAATCAATTTGACCAGCTTCTGAAAGATACAGATTTGCAATCTGTTGCAAACAGCGACTTATTGCAAAATATCAATCGTCAAACATTTGTTGATTTAATTAGCAGTCGCGCTGATTTATCTCAAGAAGATATCAATCGCATTGCCGATCAATTTCAAGGTGCTTGGCAACAAGCTTTGAATCGCAAAAATCCCACAGAGCAAGTAATTAATTTACTTAAGTCTGCAACACCCGAAGAATTGAATTCAGAGCAATTAGGTGAACGCCTTCAACAACTGGTTACAGTCGGAGGTGGAAATGGCAATGGTGTAATCAAGCAAGCTATTCGATATGGCTTGAGTGCGGCTGCACCAGCAGTTTTGGAGCGAGTCAACCTTTCTAATATCGATGTGAACAAAATTACTAATCAGTTGCAAAAACTGAAAGAAAAAGTTCAAGATGTCGATGTCAATCAAATCACAGAACAACTCCAAAAGCTTAGAGAGCAAGCAACTGAGCAAGTATCTGCAAGGTTGCCAATATCACCCGAAAACACAATTAAGGCAGATTTAGAAGACTACATCTTGAATTCTTTCCCTTGGCATTTTAACCGCATTACCCTAAAAGATGAATTTAAAGAAGTCATCTATGACGTTAATGCAGATCCGACAACTGTAAGACGGGAGTTGGAAGAAATCAATCTTGAATATTTTGCCAACTTGCTGAAGCAGCGAGGTGATATCAGTGAAGCTAGGGTGAAAGAAATTTCCGAACAAATGGAAAGCGATCGCTCGGAAGTTTTAGAAACTGTAAAACAGGCTCAAGGGCGAGAACAAGGGCAAGATTTCCGCACCCGCATAGAAGATTATCTGCGTTCAACGGGGAAAGAAGAACTCAACCCTGAAGGTATTGAACGAGACTTTAAGAAGTTGGTGGAAGATCCAGAAGCTGGGTTTGAAGATTTAAGTAATCGCTTCGGGCAATTCGACCGCGATACTTATGTACAATTGCTCCAACAGCGTCAAGATATTAGCGAAGAGGAAGCTAATAATATTGTTAGTCAACTCGAAAGCAACCGCGATAATTTCTTAAATCGTGCTAGAGAATTGCAAGAACAAGCAAAAGCCAAAGCCGATGAACTGCGCCAAAGAGTTGAAGATTATTTGCGGAATACTAACAAGGACGAACTAAATCCCGAAAGTATCAAACGTGAGTTTAGAATTTTACTAGACGATCCCCAAGCTGGAATTAGCCTTTTACGATCGCGCTTATCGCAATTTGACCGGGATACACTAGTACAATTGCTCAATCAGCGTCAAGATTTGAGCGAAGAACAGATAAACCAAACTCTCGATCAGATTGAAGCAGTCCGAGATAATATTTTGCAAGTTCCGCAGCAAGCGAAAGAACAGTACGAAAAAACCACAAAAGCGATCGCTGAATATCTCCGCAATACCAACTTAGAAGAACTCGATCCCGAAGGGATCAGGAAGGATCTGGAAAAATTACTCGATGATCCCAAAGCCGGAGCCTTAGCACTGCGCGATCGCTTATCTCATGTTGATCGAGAAACCTTGGTTAAACTCGTGAGTCAACGGGGAGACTTGAGCCAAGAGCAAGTTAATCAGATAATTGATCAAGCACAAGATGCGATCGCTAATATTGTGAGAGCGCCACGACGTTTAGCCAAGCGTACTGCTCAACAAGCTTTAGATTTTGAAGCCAATCTGGAAGAATATCTGCGTAACACGAACAAAGAAGAACTCAACCCAGAAGCAATAAAACGTGATTTGCAATTGCTGCTATCTTCTCCCCGCGCTGGAATTGGAAGTTTAAGCGATCGCGCCTCTAAATTTGACCGTTCCACAATTGTGGCGCTGTTATCCCAACGGGAAGATATCTCAGAAGAAGAAGCTAACCGGATTGTGGATCAAATTGAGTCGGTTCGCACCTCCATTGTTGAACAATTCCAGCAAATCCAGCAAAGGGTGCAATCGGTGCTAGATGGAGTTTTTGCTAAAGTTCGTAACTATCTCAACTCCCTGGATCGTTCCGAACTTAACTATGAAGGGATTAAGCAAGACTTTGCAAAAGTATTCGACGATCCCCAAGCTGGATTTGAAGCATTGCGCGATCGCCTCAGTCAATTTGATCGTGACACTTTAATTGCTGTATTAAGTTCTCGTGAAGACATTTCTCAACAGGACGCTAACAGGATTATCGACCAAATAGAAGCGGCGCGAGATGGCGTACTACAACGAGCCGAACGCATCCAACAAGAAACAAAAAAACGCCTGAAAGCGATCCAAGAGCAAACTAAAAAGCAAGCCCAAGAAACTAAAAAAACCGTTGCAAATGCTGCATGGTGGTTATTTGGCACAGCATTAACTTCCCTCGCAGCCAGTGCGATCGCGGGAGCAGTAGCCGTTACAGGGTTACCTCTACCTCGTTAA
- a CDS encoding histidine kinase encodes MVVGVHKRGVGVFSHRRDVEHALHELKKVGFDMNRVSVITQDGDRDDISGAEVRDRVGDKSDDGARVGAATGGALGGLTGLLVGLGTLAIPGIGPIMLAGAAATTLATTLAGAGIGAVAGSLLGALVGLGIPEERARVYDERVRRGHYLVIIDGTDTEIARAEAILHQGGVEEFGIYENPDARNTNADYVAPTSNVAHSGVAKRAIGVFSHRRDAEAAITELRDAGFPLSRVSIIAKDTNGHGIAGVDVDKNVGTGNKADDGVKAGAATGGVLGGLTGLLVGLGTLAIPGIGPVIAGGAAATAIASTLAGGAIGAAAGGIVGGLVGLGIPEDRARVYSDRFQKGDYLVIIDGTEAEIREAEAILRRRGIEEFAIYDGSDLGEHRPGLDRVTHHDTAVVNSDRTNYSTDLHGDDPAVVIIDRRDEIL; translated from the coding sequence ATGGTTGTAGGTGTACATAAACGTGGTGTAGGTGTATTTTCTCATCGTCGAGATGTTGAACATGCCCTACATGAATTAAAAAAAGTTGGTTTTGACATGAACAGAGTCTCTGTCATCACCCAGGATGGAGACAGAGATGATATTTCTGGGGCTGAAGTACGCGATCGCGTTGGTGACAAATCTGACGATGGCGCTAGAGTCGGAGCAGCTACAGGCGGTGCTTTGGGCGGATTGACTGGCTTATTAGTCGGTCTTGGTACTTTGGCAATTCCTGGAATCGGGCCAATTATGCTGGCTGGAGCCGCAGCAACAACCTTAGCTACTACTCTCGCTGGCGCTGGTATTGGTGCAGTAGCTGGTAGTTTGCTTGGTGCATTAGTTGGTTTAGGAATTCCCGAAGAACGAGCCAGAGTTTACGACGAACGCGTGAGACGGGGACATTATTTAGTCATCATAGATGGCACAGATACAGAAATCGCCAGAGCAGAAGCAATTTTACATCAGGGTGGTGTGGAAGAGTTTGGCATTTATGAGAACCCAGATGCTAGAAATACAAATGCTGATTATGTAGCTCCAACATCTAATGTGGCTCATAGTGGTGTAGCCAAACGCGCGATTGGAGTCTTTTCTCATCGTCGAGATGCAGAAGCAGCAATTACAGAATTACGAGATGCAGGTTTTCCCTTAAGTAGAGTCTCCATCATCGCCAAGGATACAAACGGTCATGGGATCGCTGGTGTAGATGTAGATAAAAATGTCGGTACAGGTAATAAAGCAGACGATGGTGTAAAAGCTGGAGCAGCTACAGGCGGAGTTTTAGGCGGCTTGACTGGCTTATTAGTTGGTCTTGGAACTTTAGCAATTCCTGGAATCGGGCCTGTGATTGCAGGTGGTGCAGCAGCGACGGCTATAGCATCAACATTGGCTGGGGGTGCAATTGGTGCAGCAGCTGGGGGTATTGTTGGCGGACTCGTTGGCTTGGGAATTCCTGAAGACAGGGCGCGAGTTTATAGCGATCGCTTCCAAAAAGGCGACTACTTGGTAATTATCGATGGTACCGAAGCTGAAATCCGCGAAGCTGAAGCGATTCTCAGACGTCGCGGTATTGAAGAATTTGCTATCTATGATGGCAGTGATTTAGGTGAACATCGCCCAGGTTTAGACCGAGTAACGCATCACGACACAGCAGTAGTGAATAGCGATCGCACCAATTATTCAACAGACCTTCATGGAGACGATCCTGCTGTAGTCATTATTGACCGTCGTGATGAAATACTCTAA
- a CDS encoding calcium-binding protein codes for MVSIPDLSNLIPNINDITVKLPNNTIQVNGGSGNKVINGTSGTDVLLGGRGNDRIDGGGGNDVITGGGGNDTLLGGTGNDVITGGGGRDSIVGGTGNDVLTGAGGDDRLFGNDGNDTLVGGDGNDNLSGDNGNDSLVGGNGNDIINGGAGNDVLGGGNGNDTLIGGAGNDRIVGGSGADVLTGGSSNDRFQYNSVSDSPAGFGRDVITDFFGNGNLSGDVIDLSNIDANSTIGGNQTFTFIGSGVFTAAGQVRYSGGILQASTDGDLSAEFEIRLAGAPQVLASDINL; via the coding sequence ATGGTATCCATTCCCGATCTCTCTAACCTTATTCCCAACATCAACGATATTACCGTCAAACTTCCTAACAACACTATCCAAGTCAATGGCGGTAGTGGTAACAAGGTCATTAACGGCACTAGTGGCACTGATGTCCTTCTTGGTGGTAGGGGCAACGATCGCATCGATGGCGGTGGTGGCAACGATGTCATTACCGGTGGTGGTGGCAATGATACCCTTCTCGGTGGTACTGGCAACGATGTCATTACTGGTGGTGGTGGTAGGGATAGTATCGTTGGCGGTACTGGCAACGATGTCCTTACCGGTGCTGGTGGCGATGATCGCCTCTTTGGTAACGATGGTAACGATACTCTTGTCGGCGGTGATGGCAACGATAACCTAAGCGGTGATAATGGCAACGATAGCCTCGTTGGCGGTAATGGTAACGATATCATTAACGGTGGTGCTGGCAACGATGTCCTTGGCGGTGGTAATGGCAACGATACCCTTATCGGTGGTGCTGGCAACGATCGCATCGTTGGCGGTAGTGGGGCTGATGTTCTCACTGGAGGATCAAGTAATGATCGTTTCCAGTACAACTCAGTTTCAGATAGTCCTGCTGGATTTGGACGTGATGTTATCACTGACTTTTTTGGCAACGGTAACTTGTCCGGTGATGTAATCGATCTATCTAACATCGACGCCAACTCTACTATAGGAGGCAACCAAACCTTCACTTTCATTGGATCTGGCGTATTCACCGCAGCCGGTCAGGTTCGTTATTCAGGAGGTATTCTCCAAGCTAGCACTGATGGGGATCTATCGGCTGAGTTTGAGATTCGACTGGCAGGCGCACCACAAGTACTGGCAAGCGACATTAACCTTTAA
- a CDS encoding calcium-binding protein produces MANINGTNRPDNLSGVVDSFFNFPNILNADIINGFDGNDTIKGGSNNDTINGGNNDDLIDGGDGNDSLIGGAGNDTIDGGFGGFRLNNNNNTINGGLGNDSLIGAAGNDTINGEKGNDTIDGRDGDDLIDGGDGDDLIDGGDGNDSLIGGAGNDTIDGGFGGFRLNNNNNTVNGGLGNDSLIGGLGNDTIDGEKGNDTIDGGNGDDLIDGGDGDDLIDGGDGNDSLIGGAGNDTINGGFGGFRLNNNNNTVNGGFGNDSLIGAAGNDTINGGTGNDRLIGDTGTDLLTGGLGNDVFKFNSVSESQPGVLRDAIADFVGNGNSPGDQIDLSTFEGNQAFTFIGASAFSAPGQVRYSGGILQANIDRNLSADFEIQLVGAPQLVVSDIIFSATDDNSDSDNNSSSIMPSGTSDGRSPTGSFSSSGASDKNGSIFTSSFDNNINYIIKSGSGNDTINAGGTGNDTIDGGSGNDTINGGRGNDILTGGTGTDRLTGGAGNDVFKFNSVLESQPGVLRDAIADFVGNGNLPGDRIDLSTIDANSNIIGNQAFTFIGTRAFSAVGQIRYAAGVLQGNTAGNQSPEFEIQLTGSPQLVASDIIV; encoded by the coding sequence ATGGCAAACATTAACGGTACTAATCGCCCTGATAATCTGTCCGGTGTAGTTGATTCTTTTTTTAATTTCCCTAATATCCTTAATGCTGATATCATCAACGGATTTGATGGCAACGATACGATTAAGGGTGGTAGTAACAACGATACAATTAATGGCGGAAACAACGACGATTTGATTGACGGTGGAGACGGCAACGACAGCCTGATTGGCGGAGCGGGCAACGATACGATTGACGGCGGATTTGGCGGATTTAGACTCAACAACAACAACAATACGATTAATGGCGGATTAGGCAACGATAGTCTTATTGGCGCAGCAGGCAACGATACAATTAACGGCGAGAAAGGCAACGATACGATTGACGGTAGAGACGGCGACGATTTGATTGACGGTGGAGACGGCGACGATTTGATTGACGGTGGAGACGGCAACGACAGCCTGATTGGCGGAGCGGGCAACGATACGATTGACGGCGGATTTGGCGGATTTAGACTCAACAACAACAACAATACGGTTAATGGCGGATTAGGCAACGATAGTCTTATTGGCGGATTAGGTAACGATACGATTGACGGCGAGAAAGGCAACGATACGATTGACGGTGGAAACGGCGACGATTTGATTGACGGTGGAGACGGCGACGATTTGATTGACGGTGGAGACGGCAACGACAGCCTGATTGGCGGAGCGGGCAACGATACGATTAACGGCGGATTTGGCGGATTTAGACTCAATAACAACAACAATACGGTTAATGGCGGATTTGGCAACGATAGTCTTATTGGCGCAGCAGGCAACGATACGATTAACGGCGGTACTGGCAACGATCGCCTCATTGGCGATACTGGCACTGATCTCCTCACTGGAGGATTAGGTAATGATGTTTTTAAGTTCAACTCAGTTTCTGAGAGTCAACCTGGTGTTTTACGGGATGCGATCGCTGACTTCGTTGGAAATGGCAACTCGCCAGGTGATCAAATCGATCTATCTACCTTCGAGGGCAACCAAGCCTTCACTTTCATTGGGGCTAGCGCATTCTCCGCACCCGGTCAGGTTCGTTATTCAGGAGGTATTCTCCAAGCTAATATTGATCGGAATCTGTCGGCTGACTTTGAGATTCAGCTTGTAGGAGCGCCACAACTAGTGGTAAGCGACATTATCTTTTCTGCTACTGACGATAACAGTGACAGTGATAATAACAGTTCCAGTATAATGCCAAGTGGCACAAGTGACGGACGTTCTCCAACTGGCTCTTTTTCTTCTAGTGGGGCCAGTGATAAAAACGGCAGTATCTTTACCAGTAGTTTTGACAACAATATCAACTATATTATTAAATCCGGTAGTGGCAACGATACTATTAACGCTGGCGGTACTGGCAACGATACTATTGACGGCGGTAGTGGCAACGATACTATTAACGGTGGTCGTGGCAACGATATCCTCACTGGCGGTACTGGGACTGATCGCCTCACTGGAGGAGCAGGTAACGATGTTTTCAAGTTTAACTCAGTTCTTGAGAGTCAACCTGGTGTTTTACGGGATGCGATCGCTGACTTTGTTGGAAACGGTAACTTACCGGGCGATCGCATCGATCTATCTACCATCGATGCCAACTCCAATATAATCGGCAACCAAGCCTTTACTTTCATTGGGACTAGGGCATTCTCCGCAGTTGGTCAGATTCGTTATGCAGCAGGTGTTCTTCAAGGTAACACTGCTGGGAATCAGTCTCCTGAGTTTGAGATTCAGCTTACAGGATCACCACAACTAGTGGCAAGCGACATTATAGTTTAA
- a CDS encoding calcium-binding protein, which yields MAIINGTIFNDNNTVNGSPLIFRPALNGGAGSDILNGNAGNDILNGRGGSDILNGNAGSDILNGGAGSDTLNGNAGNDVLNGNAGNDVLNGNAGNDVLNGNAGSDILTGGAGTDSLTGGAGNDIFDFNSVSDSPAGLLRDVITDFVGNSIFAGDQIDLSTIDANSTVGGNQAFTFIGSGAFTAASQVRYSGGILQANTDRDLSAEFEIGLTGAPQVLASDINL from the coding sequence ATGGCAATTATCAACGGTACCATTTTCAATGACAACAATACCGTCAACGGTTCCCCGCTTATCTTCCGCCCTGCCTTAAATGGGGGTGCTGGCAGCGATATTCTAAATGGTAATGCTGGCAACGATATTCTAAACGGGCGCGGTGGCAGCGATATCCTTAACGGCAATGCTGGCAGCGATATTCTAAATGGGGGTGCTGGTAGCGACACCCTCAACGGCAATGCTGGCAACGATGTCCTCAACGGCAATGCTGGCAACGATGTCCTCAACGGCAATGCTGGCAACGATGTCCTCAACGGCAATGCTGGCAGCGATATCCTCACTGGCGGTGCTGGGACTGATTCTCTCACTGGCGGTGCTGGTAACGATATTTTCGATTTCAACTCAGTTTCAGATAGTCCTGCTGGTTTGTTACGGGATGTTATCACTGACTTCGTTGGAAACAGTATCTTTGCGGGTGATCAGATCGATCTATCTACCATTGATGCTAACTCCACTGTAGGGGGCAACCAAGCCTTTACTTTCATTGGATCTGGTGCATTTACCGCAGCTAGTCAGGTTCGTTATTCAGGAGGCATTCTTCAAGCTAACACTGATAGGGATCTGTCAGCTGAGTTTGAGATTGGGCTGACAGGCGCACCACAAGTACTGGCAAGCGACATTAACCTTTAA
- a CDS encoding BON domain-containing protein: MQKLTPFLISSLLIFGVAACDNASKTTVSAPDPNESPTAPTAQTTQAAQQDAQSEVRRRQLNSDIRAREERNNVTGGDTDRASGDLASQVRSKLEANIPKGQLTVNATDDGTVTVGGTVNNEQELAKIEPLSKEIKGVKTVVVKATVTPPKS, translated from the coding sequence ATGCAAAAGCTAACTCCCTTCTTAATTAGTTCACTTTTAATTTTTGGTGTTGCAGCTTGTGATAACGCTTCTAAAACAACTGTGTCTGCACCCGATCCTAATGAATCACCAACCGCACCAACCGCACAAACAACACAAGCTGCTCAACAAGACGCTCAAAGTGAAGTTCGCAGAAGACAACTTAATTCTGATATCCGTGCCCGTGAAGAGCGCAATAATGTCACTGGAGGCGATACAGACAGAGCTTCAGGTGACCTAGCAAGTCAAGTTCGCTCTAAGTTGGAGGCAAACATACCTAAAGGCCAACTAACAGTTAATGCCACAGACGATGGAACTGTTACTGTTGGAGGAACTGTAAACAATGAGCAAGAGTTGGCTAAGATTGAACCTTTATCTAAAGAAATTAAAGGTGTCAAAACTGTAGTTGTTAAAGCAACTGTTACTCCACCAAAAAGCTAA
- a CDS encoding CAAD domain-containing protein, which yields METAEQHQRESINASLSQGTLAIEGTDTTNLPKLPPAREPESQWQQISRQVSQFLEQLPEYVGSFFNNYKQPLTTVGLILAAIVTAKIVLAVLDAINDIPLLSPLFELVGISYATWFISRYLLKASTRQELADEIQSLKNQFVGE from the coding sequence ATGGAAACCGCCGAACAACACCAACGTGAATCGATCAATGCTTCCTTATCACAAGGCACGCTAGCAATTGAAGGTACAGATACTACAAACTTGCCCAAGTTACCACCAGCCCGTGAACCGGAATCTCAATGGCAGCAAATTAGCAGACAAGTTTCTCAATTTTTGGAGCAATTACCCGAATATGTAGGTAGCTTTTTTAATAACTATAAGCAGCCTCTAACAACAGTTGGTTTGATTTTAGCGGCGATTGTTACAGCCAAGATAGTACTAGCAGTACTGGATGCAATCAATGATATTCCATTACTATCACCACTCTTTGAGTTAGTTGGAATCAGTTATGCCACTTGGTTTATTTCCCGTTATCTACTGAAGGCTTCAACTCGGCAAGAATTAGCCGATGAAATTCAATCACTGAAAAACCAGTTTGTGGGCGAATAA
- a CDS encoding calcium-binding protein, giving the protein MAILTFNGTNGPDILNDNNGRDVYDYQFGFPLLRVDSVYINGFNGDDIIGGVYFNSTYIINGGAGNDALFGGLNGDVLTGDDFFGVGGNDYLAGLDGNDALFGVYGNDTLNGGAGTDTLYGGAGNDVFDNDVFDFDSVSESQPGVLRDIIKDFVGNGIFIGDRIDLSTIDANSNIAGNQAFTYIGSSAFFAVGQVRYSGGILQANTNNLSANFEIQLEGSPQLVASDIIL; this is encoded by the coding sequence ATGGCAATTTTAACTTTCAACGGTACTAATGGGCCTGACATTCTAAATGACAATAATGGACGTGATGTATATGATTATCAATTTGGTTTTCCTTTACTTAGAGTCGATTCCGTTTATATCAACGGATTTAACGGTGACGACATTATTGGCGGTGTTTATTTCAACAGCACTTATATCATCAATGGGGGTGCTGGCAACGATGCCCTCTTTGGCGGTCTTAACGGCGATGTCCTCACAGGGGATGATTTTTTTGGCGTTGGTGGCAACGATTACCTCGCAGGGTTAGACGGCAACGATGCCCTTTTTGGCGTTTATGGCAACGATACCCTCAATGGGGGTGCTGGGACTGATACTCTGTATGGGGGTGCTGGCAACGATGTTTTTGACAACGATGTTTTCGATTTCGACTCAGTTTCTGAGAGTCAACCTGGTGTTTTACGGGACATTATCAAGGACTTTGTTGGAAACGGTATCTTTATAGGCGATCGCATCGATCTTTCTACCATCGACGCCAACTCCAATATAGCGGGCAACCAAGCCTTTACTTACATTGGCAGTAGCGCATTCTTTGCAGTTGGTCAGGTTCGTTATTCAGGAGGTATTCTCCAAGCTAACACTAATAATCTATCGGCTAATTTCGAGATTCAGCTTGAAGGATCACCACAACTAGTGGCAAGCGACATTATCCTTTAA